The DNA window acacctgtaatcccaactgctcaggaggctgagacaggaggatcacgagttcaaagccagcctcagcaacttagaaaggccctgagaaactcagtgataccctgtctctaaataaaaaatacaaaatagggctgggtatgtagcttagtggtagagcacccctggattcaatccccaattaaatatatatacacatacatatatacatatatacacacatacacatacacacatatacacacacatatacacacctatacatatacacacctatacatatatacacctatacatatatacacctatacatatatatacacacatacacattacatacatacacacatacatgtatacacgcatatacatatatacacatacacacatatgtatacatatatacacatacacacatatgtatacatatatacacatacacacatgtatatatatacacatacacacaatgtatacatatatacacatacacacatatatatacatatatacacatacacacatatatacatatatacaaacatatacatatatacacacatatacacatatacatatgtgtgtgtgtgtgtgtgtgtgtgtgtgtatatatatatatatatatatatatatatatatatatatatataaaatgggaAAAACCTTCCAACACTTGGAAATAGAACACACTCTTCTAAATATTCCATGGATCAAGGAAAAAGTCTCAAGAAGAATTAGAAAACAtttttgctgggcatggtggctcacactgtaatcccagtggttcaggaggctgaggcagaggattgaaagttcaaatccagcctcagcaaaagcaaggcactaagcaactcagtgagacaatctctaaatgaaatgcaaaaaaaggctggggatgtggctcagtatatGGTCCAatattcctgagttcaatccctggtaccctcctccccccaccaaaaaaggaaacatttccaattgaataaaaaattaaaatatactccatgggcacagtgacacacagctttaatcccagcaatttgagtggtggaggcaggagaatcacaagtccaaagccagcatcagcaatttagtgaggtcgtaagcaacttactgagaccatgtcacaaaatgaaaaatagaaagggctggagatgtggttcagtggttaagcgtctctgggttcaatacccagtacccatctcccccaccaaaaaaaccaCAATACATCAAATTTGTAGGATGAAGCTAAAGTAGTGCTCAGAGGGAAATTTAAAGCATTACATGCTTATATTAGGAAAAAAGATCTCAAATTAACAATCTAAACTTCCACTGAAAGCAGTGGCAGCAAGAAGATAAGGGCTGTATGGCAGAATGTCATgccattttttcccccttctttttTGCGGGGGAACTAAACCCAGGGGAGTGCTACCTCTGAGTTACATTcctgtcattttaaaaaatctgaaacctcaaacttgcaatccttctgcctcatctcctgagttcctgggattacaggtgtgaaccaagTGCCATGCCTTTTTCTGATGTGCAGAAAAGGCTGGGCCTTAATATAGATCATTAGATGACAATCCAAAGTTCCTATTCAATGCCATGCTTTTGAAAAAGAATGGAGAGCATGTGCACATAAAACCAATAATATCTAGGCACAGAGTACAAAACAGATTTGATTTCACAGAATATATGCTTAGGCAGAAAATGACAAAACACATGAATACCATCAAGAAGCAGTAGGATGCCAGGGCagacctgtaaccccagtggctcgggaggctgaggcaggaggaggatcatgagttcaaagccagattcaacaatttagcaaggccctaagcatctcagtgagaccctgtctaaataaaaaataaaaaaggactggggatgtggctcggtggttaagcaccccttgggGTTCAAACCCTAGTACAGGTGTTGGGAGGATAAAGTACTGAAATCAGCTAGGAAAGGAAGGGAAATACACCCCTCCACTTCATTCCTTGAGCAAGTGGGATGACAGACCCTGAACAGAGCAGCTACTGATAGCTGGAGGCAAATTTTCATGTTCTCTATTTTCCACTGAAAAGATTGCCTCCTGAAAACCTCTTTGTCAAAGTGTATAAAAACAAAAGACTgcaaacataaataaacaaaagactgctcctaaaacaaaaacaaaaaaataacagcTGAGCACAGTGGTCATGCCTTcatcccagatactcaggagaCAGAGGTAAGAGGATTGAAACTTCAaagcagtctgggcaacttagaaaccttatcccaaaataaaaaaggatggggagctggggttgtagctcagtgttagagtgcttacctagcatgtgtgagatactgggttcaatcctcagcatcacataaaaataaataaaagtattgatgTGGATGTGGCCcagagtagagtgcttgcctaacatttgCAAGGCCCTGGTATCAAACCCTAGtcctgcaacacacacacacagacacacacacacacacacaaaaaaaaaaaaaaaaaaaaaaaaacaaaaaaccaccatAATAAatgggctgggattatagctcaatggcagagtgtgTGCTTACTATTTCAcaagcccctggtttcaatccccagaaaggaaggaaaagggggaaaaaaaaaaaaaggaaggcagTTAATTAGTGCTTCAGACCCATCGTAGAACAgctaaaataaaaaccaaaattatCAATTGCTGACAGATACACAGTAACTGCTACTATGAAATGTTTAACTTATATGGGTGGCTCACACTGCTAAAATGGAAAATGACAGGCATTCTGAACAATTTAGCTCTTTCTTAAAAACATACTTTTCATATAACCCAATATTCCTATACCTTCATATTTACCCAAGAGAACTGAAAAGGTATGTTACCCACTAATCTATATACACATGGCTACAGTAGCTCTATTTATAATCACCAAACCCTGGAAACAATCTAAACATTCTTCAGTAGCTGAACAGATAAATCCTGGAACACCCCATGAATGTAATATTATGTggcaataaagaaaaatgaactaTCAATATATGCAAAAACCTGAGTGAATCTCAAAGGCATGATGAGAGAGAGGCAAGTAAAAGGGAGAATTTGGTTCCACTTCTATGATATTCTGGAGAGGGCAAAACTGTAGATAAGTGAACAAAATGAGTGAGTTGGGATAAAGAACATGTGGCGATAATGCAATGGCATAAGGCAATGCTTGGGGGACAGACCTTTGGGTCCTGAGATGGCAGAGTCTATACCTGTGTTAAAGCTCATTAAAAACAAACCTAAAAAGATACCATTTTATTGCACGttaatttaaaaaacactttGTGATGTGGTGAGTGGTCTGGGAAGCTGTGACTGACAAGATGACCTTGAGTCAAGTCCTGAAGGAGGCGAAGAGTGGCGAAGGCAAAGGCCCTGCAGGAGATCAGGGAACACACAGGACACCTGTGTGTCCAGCCCATTTCAGTGTTTCTGCCTCAGAAAGGGGAGGGAGTCAGAGAAATGGGGTCTGAGCACATCAGTAGGAAACAGTGAAACAGGAAGCACATGAGAGGTGGGGCAGGGGGTATTGAAAGAAGAGTGCAGATGAGGTTGGCAGGGGTGGCAGAAATGCTAGAACCCTAGGGGATCACACAAGGATTTTGGGGTTTGGAATGCCGCAGGACTATGAGTAAGAAGTGGCAGGGTGTGACCTGTTTTGAAGTATGAGAGTATAGGACTTAAAGGCAGAAGCAGGGTAGGGGCTGCAGTGCCAAAATCCCAGCATTGGAAGTTCTCTTGACTTGGACCTTCACTCATTCCAGGTGATTGCAGCATACCCGTTTTCACCTCCACAGAGGACTCCTAAGAGCAAGAACTACAGCTTCCACCTCATGGCTCAAGTGCAGGGCAGGGATACACGGTTCTCTTCTGGGCAACTGAGTGGGGTGCCCTATAGAAGACACGCAACCACACCTCAATTGCCGCACTGGGACTGCAGGCTCTGCCACAGCTCCATGACTTGAGTACTGCTCAGATTTCCTGACCCGGGTGGGAACCTGAGGCCTGGGGAGGCTGAATGCTGACCATGATCACACAGCTATAAGGCTGGAGTGTGAGGAAGGCCCCGCCTCACAGACGCTCCCACAGGTAAAGACTCTTCCACTTGGAGATGAGGATATGGCGTGGCAGCGTATCTTCTGCCTGGAGATATTCAAAAGTGTCCAGCAGCCCCCCATTTCCTAAGAGGAGTGAGGGCAGATGGGCTGGATCAGGCATTTCTCTGCTCTGGGGGAAGGTACTTGAGGCCCAGGTGTCTGAAGATGTCTTCTTCGGAAACCacatggaaaaatgtcttctgcaACAGAAGCAGAGGCTTCAGAAGCTGGGGGCCATGCCCAGTGGCACCACTGTACAATGCACAGCGTGCCCAGCCAGGATGGCTCCCCTGGAGACAGGCTAGATGGGGAGGCAGAGCCCAGTGCTAAGGCAAGATGCCTTTTGGGGAGGGCTAGGATCTGGGAGGTAAGACCAAGATCTGGGCACCATGGGTTCCAGGATGGAGAGATTTAGGGCCATTTCAGGCAGTGATCCAGGAAGCAGGCTAGGGGTTGTTTCCCACCCTAATCCTTGACATACCTGCTCTGGGTCAAACAGTCCATGGCTGTTCAGACACAGTCCCTTCTCTTTCCGGCTGAATCTGCGCAGTTCCCGCTCAAAAAGCTGGGGGGAGTAACTGCCCTCAGTATGGTTGGCTCACCTCAGCCCTGGCAGCCTTAGCAGCACACAACCTACCTGAGAGCCAGTCCAGCCAAGCAGAGCAAAAGGGAACTGGCTGATGGGAGCAACCACCAGATCTACCCTCACAGCTTTCCATGCTGAGCGAGGCTTCAGGACACCCCCCAAGGCAGCTCCTGAGGGTTGAGGCAGGCGGAAGATGCAAAAACTCCTCTCAAAGGCATCCATGGTGTGGCTCCGCTGGACAAGGTGAGTAGGGGTCTCTAAGCAGCTGGCTTGGTGCTGATGATACAGGATAAGGCCCTGTGGAGAAAGGCAGATGTGGCCAGGCACCACCATGGTACTAGGAGAACAGAAGGCCAGGTGGCAGTCAACTATTGGACAGAGGCACCAGAAGCCCTCACCTGGCTCTGCAGGTGGCACATCACTCTCGGCAGCAACCCCACCTCCTGGCCCTCCTCAGGGTGGGTGATAAGGAAGTCCACATCATGGCCCTGTAACTTGCCCCTGAGAAGGACAAGGACATAGCCCTCATTCCAGTTATGGGCCATGCCCCTCCCAGTGAATGGGAAAGCCTCCTTAATGTCCACAACTCAGGTCCCTGCATTGGGGAGGGTCCTGAAGGTGAGCCAGAAGAGTATGTCAAACCCCCTTACCTTCGAAAGCCACCAGTCAGCGTGACAGTGGCCCCAGGCAGGACCTGGCCCACGACTGCCTCTACCAGTTGCTGCAGAACCTCAGCATCAGGCCGTCCAACTGGAGTGCTTAAGTCCTGGTGGTGCTGGAGCCCTGTGGGCAGTACAGTCCTCCTGACTCTCTCAGCCTGCATTCCCCACAGAGACCCATCCTCTAGTATCAGGCAGTCACCCAGCCCTGTGGCTGTGAGATGGGGAAAAGCCTCTGAGGAGGGACAGGCTATGGCAGGGCTGAATGATCCCAATAGAAGCATGACACTATCcccttttaaatattaaattttaattttgagatagttaGTAGATTCACACGCAGTTCATGGGAATTAAAAGGGATGCTCAGCTGGGCTGAgcactcgggaggctaaggcaggaagaacgcaagttcaaagccagtctcagcaaaagcaaagcactaagcaactcagtgagaccctgtgtctaaataaaatacaaaatagggttggggatggggctcagtggtcaagtgcccctcagttcaatccccagtatcgcccccaaaaagagagagagagagggagggagggagggagggagggagggagggaaggagggaaggaaggaaggaaggaaggaaggagggagggagggaagggaggaaggaaggagggagggagggagagggggaggggaagagagagagagagaaagggagggagggagaagagagagaggtggggggcTCTGTGCCTTTACCCAGTTCCCCTCAAAGGTAACACCTTACAAATCTCATAGAACTCAATCTAAGGGTACTGATGTTGACACAGGCAGGCTGCAGATATTTCTTTTAAGCCTTCTGTTTTCCCATAAATAAAATGCAACAAAGAGGTGGCAAAAAAGTGTGAAGAATGTAACTCTACCAATAGAAACCCATCTTTTAGCTTGTTTCTATTTCCTCACCTGTCAAGGGGATATCATTGTACCTTCCACATGTAGTTAAAGAAAGATTTAAATGTGAAGAACAGCAGCATCCAGCACAGAACAAGTCCTTAGTAAACAATGGATGGTAATACTATCTACCTTTGTCCTGAGAACAGGTTTAAAAAAGTAGGTTTCTCTGCCTGTCATCTGCACTATGCTGCAGCCCCAGGGAGATGTGCAAAGAGGTGGGGAATGGGCATACTGCTGGTTATGGTGCCTTCAGCAAAGCCTTCAACCAGGCTAGGTCCAGACAGTATGATGACAGCACCAGGCAGGACACACAGGCTGAATGAGTGTCTGCTTAATACCTGCCACCTGCTGGATCACAGAGGAGTTTATGGCATTCCACATTGTCATTTCTCCCATTTCACAGAAAAGGTAACTGACAGAGTTTAGTCTTGGGACCATGGTCACATACCTGGAAAATGGTGGGCAGGACTCAGCTGACCCATATGCACAAGGCACATCCTGGATAGGTGGGTCAAGACCCAGGCTGTCCCTTACCTAAGTCCAAGCCTAATCAGAGGGAGCCTCATGGGTCCTAGAGGTCACAGCACTGCTGTGACTACAACTGCTCACTGAAAGGGCCACAGCAGAATCTGACTGCAGGCAGAGAAATTCCAAGAAGTCCACTTACCTGATACCAGGACCACTTTGCACCACCCACCTCTGCCACTCATGCAATCAGTACATCCAGTGCCAGTATGAGGGCTTCAGTGTACAGAACTTTCCAGATCCAAATGGCTTTGTGGAAGCCCAAGGCCAGTCCTCTCTGGGGGACTCACCTGCTTTCTGCTGCTTGGTCAGTTTCTGAGGTTGTCCTCGGAGGTCATCCAGGGTTCGCAGCCCTTCCTGGTACCAGCGGTTGGCAGTCTTCACCCCAACCCCAAAGATTTGGGTGAAGAgctatgtagaggaaggaacagttGGGACAGGAACAAAGCACCCACAGGAAGATGCACCTGAGGTGTTGCCTTCATGCCCAAGATCATGGGTTGAagactcaaacccagtgtctGGCCTGCCCAGCCCATTATCACAGAGGAGTGAACTCACACACCATGGCAGAAGCCCCAGGAGAGGCAGTATATTGGGGGCTTTGCTGTCCAGTTGCTGAAAGCTGAGGAAAGACCTTGGTAAGCTATTTCCTCACCCCTCTACTAAAACATAGGTCCAGCCTGTGCTTCCAACAGAAACAAGAGTAATCTTAATACGTCTCTTGGTTCACTGGGAAAACCATGCCTCTCCCACTTACAGCAGCTGGAACTTATGTCTATGGTTCTCTTCAAGAAACAGCAAAAACAACATGGAGTTAATAAATGAGAGAGTAGCTTCAGCAAATGTACTGGATAGGCTGGCTGGGTTTACTCAAGCCTCTAGAACATCAGGATGGTGGGTGCTGCTCTCACCCAAGTCTCCCATACACAAAGGGGTGGAGTGGGGAGGGTCTGAACATGGACCAGTTCAGAGGACCCTGGGCCAAGCACTTCACCTGCCACTGGGCCAGGCACTCAGACTCTTCCCAGGAATTTTGGAATGTCTGAGAAGATAAACTGAGGTATCCAGAAGTGTTGGAGGTGCCTCCCTACCAGGTTAGCAGTGAGCAGGCACAGGGGGAAGATGCACCATGGAGACAGGTGGGCCCACAGAACAGAAAAAGTAACACACAAGATCACAGAAAGCACAGTGTAAAGTGGCAGCCCTACTACACACAACTTGGGTCCTATAGCACCCAAGAATAGGTTATAGTTTGTTCAGTGTGCTAATATGCTTAAAATTAGTCTGTCAAAAACAGTCTAATAAAACAGATGGTGCTCAGTGATCTAGAAAACTCCCCATGCTCAAAACAGGCTTCTGCCTGTCTTCATTTGGTGGCCAG is part of the Callospermophilus lateralis isolate mCalLat2 chromosome 1, mCalLat2.hap1, whole genome shotgun sequence genome and encodes:
- the Polm gene encoding DNA-directed DNA/RNA polymerase mu isoform X1; this encodes MLPKRRRVRVGCPGGAVTSSTSPLALFPGVAIYLAEPRMGRSRRAFLTRLALSKGFRVLDVYSSEVTHVVMEQTSVKEAICWQKHMAAALPCCPHPALLDISWFTESMAAGQPVPVEDRHRLEVVEPRNEPPSPVWVSIYACQRPTPLTHHNTILSEALETLAEAARFEGSEGRLLSFRRAASVLRALPCPVTSLSQLQGLPHFGEHSSRVVQELLEHGACEEVERIRCSERYQTMKLFTQIFGVGVKTANRWYQEGLRTLDDLRGQPQKLTKQQKAGLQHHQDLSTPVGRPDAEVLQQLVEAVVGQVLPGATVTLTGGFRRGKLQGHDVDFLITHPEEGQEVGLLPRVMCHLQSQGLILYHQHQASCLETPTHLVQRSHTMDAFERSFCIFRLPQPSGAALGGVLKPRSAWKAVRVDLVVAPISQFPFALLGWTGSQLFERELRRFSRKEKGLCLNSHGLFDPEQKTFFHVVSEEDIFRHLGLKYLPPEQRNA
- the Polm gene encoding DNA-directed DNA/RNA polymerase mu isoform X2; amino-acid sequence: MLPKRRRVRVGCPGGAVTSSTSPLALFPGVAIYLAEPRMGRSRRAFLTRLALSKGFRVLDVYSSEVTHVVMEQTSVKEAICWQKHMAAALPCCPHPALLDISWFTESMAAGQPVPVEDRHRLEVVEPRNEPPSPVWVSIYACQRPTPLTHHNTILSELLEHGACEEVERIRCSERYQTMKLFTQIFGVGVKTANRWYQEGLRTLDDLRGQPQKLTKQQKAGLQHHQDLSTPVGRPDAEVLQQLVEAVVGQVLPGATVTLTGGFRRGKLQGHDVDFLITHPEEGQEVGLLPRVMCHLQSQGLILYHQHQASCLETPTHLVQRSHTMDAFERSFCIFRLPQPSGAALGGVLKPRSAWKAVRVDLVVAPISQFPFALLGWTGSQLFERELRRFSRKEKGLCLNSHGLFDPEQKTFFHVVSEEDIFRHLGLKYLPPEQRNA